In one Cervus elaphus chromosome 9, mCerEla1.1, whole genome shotgun sequence genomic region, the following are encoded:
- the SRFBP1 gene encoding serum response factor-binding protein 1 isoform X2 gives MKELKPDVVTKSALGEDINFEKICKKPDSTAAERAVARLAVHPLLKKKIDVLKAAVKSFKDARQNVVEDKSSNSASKENHSKDTLCSNDDANKLPHEGTIICEQEEKEAKILAKKPINNSKEKIAKMDHGPKAMDVPNSLSKPSEKDSATLSALQKIAADPKMKALSETKKVKESSSSLDVDSDGEELHEEEKEYFDDSTEERFYKQSSMSEDSDSGDDFFIGKVKRARKKESSCRFSDKEQNPPKKLLLEEDIPKTHQDLQNDKNKPRTEARRFESVFFHSLSGSKSLERNQREQVPRSKTLDFQHIEPQIKNQFNKKAQRGFENTKQKSQLPLHPSWEASRRRKEQQSKIAVFQGKKITFND, from the exons CCTGATTCGACTGCGGCTGAAAGAGCAGTTGCTAGACTAGCAGTGCACCCtcttctgaagaaaaaaatagatgtgcTGAAAG CTGCTGTCAAATCCTTTAAAGATGCAAGACAAAATGTTGTTGAAGATAAGTCATCAAACAGTGcttcaaaagaaaatcattcCAAGGACACTTTGTGTTCAAATGATGATGCCAATAAGTTACCGCATGAAGGAACTATTATCTGTGAACAAGAAGAGAAGGAAGCCAAAATATTGGCAAAGAAAccaataaataattcaaaagaaaaaatagccaAGATGGATCATGGACCCAAAGCAATGGACGTCCCAAATTCTCTATCAAAGCCTTCCGAAAAAGATTCTGCAACTCTTTCAGCATTGCAGAAGATAGCTGCTGACCCCAAAATGAAAGCATTAAGTGAAaccaaaaaagtgaaagagtCCAGTAGCTCACTTGATGTTGACAGTGATGGAGAAGaattacatgaagaagagaaggaataTTTTGATGATAGCACAGAAGAAAGGTTTTACAAACAATCTTCCATGTCTGAGGATAGTGATAGTGGTGATGACTTCTTCATTGGGAAAGTCAAACGGGCACGGAAGAAGGAAAGTAGTTGTCGTTTTTCAGATAAGGAacaaaacccccccaaaaaattgTTGCTTGAAGAAGATATACCTAAAACCCATCAAGATttacaaaatgataaaaacaagCCACGTACAGAGGCAAGGAGGTTTGAATCAGTGTTTTTCCATTCTTTATCTGGATCTAAGAGCCTTGAAAG gaaTCAGAGAGAACAGGTTCCAAGAAGCAAAACCCTGG ATTTTCAGCACATTGAACCTCAGATCAAGAATCAGTTTAATAAGAAAGCACAAAGAGGATTTGAAAATACCAAACAGAAATCACAGCTGCCTCTTCATCCTTCATGGGAAGCAAGCCGGCGGCGAAAAGAACAGCAATCCAAAATTGCTgtgtttcaggggaaaaaaattacctttaaTGATTGA